Sequence from the Miscanthus floridulus cultivar M001 chromosome 16, ASM1932011v1, whole genome shotgun sequence genome:
gccGGAGTGGCACAAGAGACCGCGAACCAACCGGTTTTGTGTTTTCGCGGCGCGGCGGAGACTGCACACATGGGCTGTAACGGGCCGTGTGGGCCCGATCGGCCCAACTATTCAACACAACGAACTAACGCGTCGGCCCATCGCGAAGCCTCACGTCTCCGACTCCGCCAGCACCGGGCCACCGGCGGCGAGGTCGCGCGAGCGCGGGCAGGCGTGGGACTGGGAGGGGACAGGggaggaggagccgaggaggaggTGAAGGCGATGTCGAGCCGGTTCTGGAGGTGGTACGCGGACCGGCAGTTCCACAAGTGGGAGAAGACGGTGCTGTGGGACATGGTGGAGCCCTACCGCCCGCCGCGCTCCTTCGCGCAACTCGTCGGCACCTACGTCGCCGCCTTCTACACCGGCGTCGTCGGGGCCGCCGTCACCGAGCAGCTCTACAAGGTCAGACAACCTCAGCGCCTGGGATTTCCATTCCCCCCTTGCCGTTGTTCCTGCCCCGCCGGCCACAGGCACTGCAGCGCCCATCAGGTGCTCGTTGGAATGCTTGCCCGAGAAACTGCGTCAGCCGCGCGGATCTCCGGCCAGCTCGAGTGGCGTGGTGACTCGCACATAGGGACCCTGTGTGATAGTTGAAATTTTCCAGCTCCTTCGCATGATTTCGCGGCATTCGGTGCCCGAATTCGTCTGCTCATTGCATCTGCAGATCTTCTGTCGTGATTGCACTGAAAAGCATCAAATTTGTTCGAGAAATCGGGATGCTGCATTGAGCTCACTATGCAAGCTAAACTGGCTCcccattttttttttccaaatagcAGGAGAAGTACTGGGAGGATCACCCCGGCGAGGCGGTGCCGATCATGCCGCCCAAGTTCTACTGGGGGCCATGGAGGGTGATGAACGGAGAAGTTCCCCGCTTCATCCAGCCGCCCGACGAGGCCAAGCCGGCGTAGGAGCGTCAAGCAAGCGTCAAGCTACCTTTTCAGAAGATGCTTGTATCTGGTCTCGATAGAAAAAAGCATCGAAAAACTGTCTCCTGTGATCTCCTCGTTGGGTGATTACTGATTAGACGACGGCATGGTTATGGTTTACTGATTAGACGACGGCATGGTTATGGTGAATAAACTGTCTGTGCGTTTAGTCTTAAGCAAACGAAGTTACCTTTTGTTCATATTATTATAGCCGTTTTCTCGTCCtggcatctttttttttttttttttttttgataggcGTCCTGGCATCCTTTCGGGGATAGCAGGTCTCAAATTTGCTGCCATGTGCTATTGCCCTGTGCCCCTGTGCTGAGCTACGGAAAATCAGACGGGAAAGTGTCGGTCATGTTAAGGTCGAGAACTCAGGGTGGTGACAAAAATAAACTCAACTCAGCTCGTAGAAGGGCACAGTAAAATTCAGCTGCTTCGACTGCAGCTAGTTATGCTTCAGATAAGAGTATACAAAATGGAAGCCGCTATCAGTACAGCTTACATCACCATCGAACGCTGCACTGCATCAAAAATTGCAACTCGGTGACAGTTTTGCACCTCGTTTCGAATAAACTCTGTAGACGTATCCGCTAGGGAAAACAAAGTTCGTCCCCAACTACCAAATTACTAGTCTTACAAGTCAGATCATAAACGACGCCTAATTTTCCTCAAAAATCCATTCCACTCATCTGTGGCATACGGCTGGCTATCCTGGCCTTGGTTGCCGGGAGCTCGGAAACAGCAGCCTCCGTGGTTGTCACCAGCAGGGAAACACTGACCAACAGCATCACAGTTTTGTAAACAAGCTTGATCAATTAGTCGTACAAAAGGAACGCAGGCATTTCTCTTGAAATGTACCTTGCAGCATCTTGAAGTGCAGTGCGGATCACCTTCACAGGATCGATGATGCCGGCCTTGATCATGTCAACATACTCCCCTGCAGTTGGCAAAAATGCATGAATTAATTACTGATGTACTGAGGGTTGTTGTGCTGCTTTAGAAATTTGGATATAGCCTTTAGGAGTATCTTGGCAATGGTGATGTGCGCGACAGAATGTGGTATTTGTCGGAGCCACACAATTTCAGAATGTTCATAGTTAAACAGAACAAACCTTTCGCTGCATCATAGCCCAAACTGAGGTCCTCTTGTTCAATTAGCTTCCCTACGACTATAGCTCCATCAATGCCAGCATTTGCAGCTATGGTCATCAAGGGAGCCTGGAGAAATCCATAAATTATTTTAGATTCAGGAGACAGATAACCTAAATGCGTGAAGCTACATAGTTAGCTAGAAGAGACCCACCTTCAAAGAATTCTTGATAATTTGAACTCCAATCTTTTCATCCTCATTTGCTGTGCTAATCTTGTCGAGCTCCTTGGTGGCATAAAGAAGGGCGACTCCACCACCTGTGAAGAGACATGAACCGAAGAACACATACAGCATATGGTCAGTTTGCATAGGTTAAAATAATAAGCAAgtcatgaaatgaaattagtAAATGGAATACAGCAACTCCACCAGATCTCTTATAATTTCCTATAAGTTGTTATAGGAGAGTGCCCTAAAACCATTTCAGCATATAGGAGAGCACTACTGCTGCAGATTACCTAAAATTTGTCTCCTATTTCTTTAGGGATAGAGGAGAGGGGGTTCTCTCCTTTCTTTAGGGGAGAGGGGGCTGGTTTTAGGAGATTTAAAAATTATAGGTATAGGAGATGAGATAGATCTGCTGCAGCACCTCTATCTCCTAAAATACTAGTTTTTTAGATATAGGAGATCTGGTGGAGATGCTCCTTCGAGAAAGTTTTGCAACCTGGCACGATGCCCTCCTCCACAGCAGCCCTCGCAGCATTTAGAGCATCTGTTACCCTATCTTTTTTCTCACCAACTTCAGCTTCACTAGCTCCACCAATCTACAATTTACATGGACATACTGAAGAAGACTGGAAAAGAAACTTCACACAAACATCACTTTCTAAAATTTTAACAAACCTTGAGGACAGCAACACCTCCAGATAACTTTGATAAACGCTCTTGGGCCTTTTCTTTGTCAAATACAGCAGTGCTTGTGTCAATTGATTCTCTAAGCTGTCAAGGTCATCAGAACAATGTAATTCCAATTGAAAGAGCTTCTTTCTAGTATTATCGAGATCTTCTTGACATCTGATGAGTCAAAATGTGACAATTCTCAGTACCTGTTGGCACCTCTCCTCTATCCGCTGTTTGTCACCTCCACCATCTAGGATGATAGTATCATCAAGAGATACAGTTACCTGTGAAGAAGGATGTCACTGTATGGATCTCAGGCGCAATAAATTATGAAAGCTGACAAACCTTTTTAGCAGTGCCAAGCATTTGTAATTGAACTTTGCCAAGATCAAGACCTCGTTCCTCGCTAATAACCTTGAAAGCAAAATGATGTGTAGAAGTCAAATTGAGTCATAATCGTAATTCATGTTAAGAAACTCTAGATTAGCTAACCTCTCCTCCAGTCATCACAGCCATGTCATCAAGATTGTGCCTTCTGTTTTCACCAAATCCAGGAGCTTTGACAGCACATACCTACATTTGACGACAGGTAATTAGTTGAAATTTACATGAATAAGCTTCACAATGATAACAGTGAGTTAAGGCATAGCCCCATGACTTGTGAAGGGAAGAAGCACTACATGCGGCTGGTctttgataaaagaagaagaacgaAGACAAGGAAAAGGGCATGCTTTCATGAAAAAGTACAAAAAGTCCAGTAGCTTATATAAACATTTCAGCACAGTATATATCAGGCCCTTAGGAAATTTGTTAATGTCACCTTGAGTCCAGCACGATGCTTGTTAAGTACAAGCATTGAAAGAGCATCTCCTTCAACATCCTCAGCAACAATGAGAAGAGGCTTGCGATTCTACATAGGCCAAATACCACCCATCAGATGTCATAGCACCAAAAGCTGAGACATAAATGGACAAAGTTACCTTGATAGAAATTTCTAATGCTGGAAGGAGAGAATCCATATTTGAGATTTTCTTGTCATGGATAAGAATCAGAGGGTTCTCCATCTCCTGCGGGTATAAAATAAATAGTTGTGAAATTAATAGTAATCTCGGACTATTCACATGGAATCTTCCTGTATGTTGATGACTTGATGTGCATCTCGTCAATGTTTTCATCTGCCCATAAACCCTTTACTAAGCAACAAACTATTCCAGATACCCCACTTTTATGGGCCTACTAAACACATATGGAACATTTGCAAATAGCCAAACATTAGTGATTATACAGAAGCTCCTGAAGAAACTACAGCCTTTGACTTCCCTAGTAGTGCACACACATTTCTACCAGCATACATGTCAGTATCACAATCACAAAACTGAAGCAAGAATAGAAACTGAGGGCATGAGAACTCTTATATGCTTTCAATAAAAGCAGAGAACTTCTCGTttccaaaacaaaagaaaaaaaagaaaccaaGGGCACGTTTATTTCCTTGCCAACTTTACCATAACCACGAAAAAAAGGGGTGGGCAAAAAACAAAGATGGGCAAGGGTACCTAAGATTTCCCAAAAAAAATAGTTAGGAAATCATTTGTGCTGAATTAATTGGCTCAACTAAGAAATGCAGACTTACACATTTCTGAGTCTTCTGATCAGTCACAAAGTAAGGAGATATGTATCCTCTGGACAGCTTCATTCCCTGTACCGCTTCAAGCTCATTGTCCAATGTTTTGCCATCCTGCCAATTTCCAAATGGTAAGTTGCAGCATAGTAAAATGCCTATACAGAAAGAGCCTAACAGCAAAAAGAAACACTCGACACTCACAACAATAGTAATGACTCCGTCCTTTCCAACTTTTTCCATAGCTTTTGATATCAGATCTCCAATTTCCTTTTCACCATTTGCAGAAATGGTTGCTACCTGGATTACAAGAGAAAAATGAAACTAGGCATGCTTAGTAGAGTTTTTTCAAGTAAAATGCAAAAAGATGTTACATGAGAGCATACTAGTACAGAATCGCAATGATGATTAGTGGTTGTTTACTACAGCAGATGCTAGTAACAATCATAGCAAAAGGTACACAATGAACTTCAATAAATGGCTCATGATGGAGTTGAAGGGAGCAAATATAGCAAGCTACCTCTATTGACCAAAGTATCTAACCTGGTTGATTTCCTCCGGAGAATTAATCTTCCACGCTTTACTTTTGAGGTGAGCAGTGATAGCATTTATGGCCTTGTTTATACCATTCCGCAAGTCCATAACGTTGACACCGGCTGCCACGGCCTTGCATCCTTCTGTAAGAATTGCCTGTGTAAGTACAGTTGCACAAGTGGTACCTATTTCCAGAACAAATCAGAAAAAAAGTGAGTGGAACTATACTCCATTGAGACAAGTAAAATTGGTTTCAAAAGCTGTTGGATGTATTGCAAGACGGCCGATAGAAATTTTGGCAGGGCCCTCAAATTTTATGTTCTGTGAAATGTGTATTGGCGAAATATATCAGAAACTGTGTTTTCAGTATCTAGACTACCTATCTGCTCCGTCAAAAGAAAATCTATGTTCAATTAAGATCCATCAGCATCAGAATATATTGAGAAAAAACTCAAAACACAATTTAACATGGGCCTAGACTGGAGGTTGGAAGTGTGTGAAACAGTACTTGTTTGGCATAGCGATTTTAGTGCATAAAACATAATAAGAATTATTAAGAAAGAAGGCAAATCTAAGTCCTCAAACTATGGCAATGTAAGTCCACTGTGACTGTGTGAGCCTCTCAGGAACTAAACATAGAATTCTAACTAGCAGAGACCAAATTAATCCAAAGATAAATTCGAATTGATCCATACCATCAGAATTTCCCTGTTCAAACAGCACAAACAAGATGGAGAAGATAAAAGCATCATGATGTTGACATCAAAGTCAGATGAGAAATAAGAGACTAAGATGGATGTTGTATTGCTGTATAGCAGCTGGCAGGTAGTTCAGATGCTGATTCACGAAAAAGCACAGTAATTTCCCGAAGCCCTGGTGCCTACCATCCCCTGCAGCCTTGTTCGTAGCATCAGCAACTTGCTTCACCAGATTCGCCCCAACATTCTTCGCGCTATCCTCGAACTCCACGCTCTTGGCAACAGTGACCCCATCCTTCGTGACCTTGGGACCTTTACGGAACCCCTCGATGATCACAGTGCGCCCCTGCAACACAAGCAATCAGCCCACTCAATCGAATGCGAAAGCCCAGCGGTTCCACTAGATCCACGCCGGTCGCCGCTGCATCACGCCCCGCCCCCGACCAACGCAAAGCTTCCCGGAGGCAAAGCAGGAGCGCGAACCTTGGGGCCCATGGTGACCTTGACGGCGTCGGCGAGGCCGTTGACGCCCTGCAGCATGGTGGCGCGGGCGCCAACGCCGAAGGACACCTCCTTCGCCGTGGCCGCATACCCCCGCGCCAACAGACGCGGCGGCTCCCCGCCCGAGCCCCGCGCGAGCTGCCTCTGCAGCGCTGAGGAGGACCTCgagatggccgccgccgccgccgcccggtaCATGGTCGCGCGAGTGTGCCTGGCTGCCTGCGGCTGCTCGTGTGCGCACTCAAATTGCTTTTGCCGCCGGGTCGGGAGGAGGGTTTTAGATGGATAGGGGTTTGGGGTCCCGGAAGCTTCCGGGCTTATTGGTAGCCCGGAGCAGGCCGTCCTCGCACGGTGTAGCTGGGTGGCCTCGTTTCACCGTCGTGTTTGGTTTCTGCTCGCATTTTTTACTTGCTCGGTCTCATACCTCTACCTCCTCCGTCTCGTACGTTTCTGTCTTCTCGATTTCTACTTCTCTCTCGATGCAGGACGACTCGATGCTTGGCGCGAATGCTTTAGGTGAGCGCGGGAGATGCCCCCGTCCCGGGCGAGTGCGGGTGTCGGCTAGGGTTACCGTCCCCCATTTCGCGCCTCTCCTTCCTCCATTGCTCTGGTGCGCCTTTCCTCCTGCTCCCCCTCGATCTCGGTTGACCGCCGAAGTCGACCTTGACCGGCGGATTCATGGTGGTCCTTCGGTGCCGTGACAGTAGACCTCACCTGCGcctctctcctcttcctctctgTGCGGTGCTTTTGTTGATTTATGTGCGGATTTTGTTTGAACTGTACCCAGATCTGTGGTATGGCTAACTTTTTTTTCTAAATATGTGGTATGCCGCAAATGCATGATCTACTTGTTTCTTGTTGTTTCCCTCTAGTTCCACGCTCAGATTTGATTTATGTGCGGATTTTGTTTGAGCTGTACCATGATTCTAGGGTTCTTGTTCTTACATACTCAGATCTATGGCCTGCTATTCCTGATCTACTCGTTTCTTGTTGTTTCCCTCTAGTTCCATGCTCAGATCTGAATTTTTGCTTGCTCCTCGGCTAGAGTGCCTGATTGCAGGGGATGGATGTGTCCCAAGGTTTCATGGCTTTTCTGACACTCGGTTCCAACTATTTTCATTGTCTTTGATATTCTGGTTAAGCCTATGATGATAACTAAACTACCATGTGTACTGGATTAAAAAAAACTAATGACCTTGAGCTTGTGAGGTACTGGAACTCTATTCTAGTTCTTATTGGTTTTCATGTTTGTTTCTTACCATTGCTATGTTGCCTTTTGTGTTTCTTATGCTCCAAGCTCAAGGTCAACCGAGGAAAAACTGTTATCTGAGGCCAATCTATTAACCACTTATGAAGATGAAAAAGTTCTTGAGAAGACTGCTGTCACTGTCGTTGCCAAACCATCTTGGCTATTTCTTCTTTGCCTAATACCACACATTCTTTGTAACGAGGCCTATAAAATTGATGGCTGTGTTGTTACTTTTGCCTAATACTTCTATGTATTTGGCCAATGATGCAAATTGAAAATTAAACTATGAGGAGGCTGCACTTAGTTTTTTCTGTCATCTATGTGGTTCTCATGACTGTCATCAAACCATGGGACACGTCCATTCCTAAGCAACAGCTGAGTCATACTTTGCTGATGGCTAGGATGGACTTGTCCTATGGTTCCATGCCTATCATGATCTTGGTTTCCTACTTTCAGTTTATGTTTGCCTTGCGGCCTCCTATGATTGACTATTTGGAAATTATTGCATCATTTGATTAAGCTCAGGCCTCACTCATGTGATATATGCTGATGATGAATCATCTCATCGGTGAGGCATTGTGGGTCATCGATTTGGTCCCATCCAAACCGAAGATCACCAATGCCTCACTCATGTGCTGTTTTTGGTTCTATGACATATTGAGATTACTGGAACTTTGATAATCTTATCATGCTTATGATGATAACAGACCTGCCATGCAACCTGAATACAATAACCTGATGACCTTGAGGTTGTGAGGAACTGGAATTTTTCTCTTATTCTAATTGGTTTCTTATGCTCCAAGCTCAAGGTCCATCGAGGACCAAATGTTATTTGAGGCCAATCTGTTTGCCCTTCATTTGAAAACCATCTTATACTCGTTTGTCTTTGTTGTTTGAAACGACAAATGGCTTGGTATGTTGTCTACAGCCGCAGAGAGGCTAGAGTGTATGCAACCTGGGCGACATGCCATGCCCAGGTAACTGGTTTTATAAACTTCTGCTACAAGAGCTTCCCTAGAAAAGAAGAGGCAGTAGTAGAATCCTACATGGAGTTTAAGGGTTGTGAAGTACAAAGTTTTTGTGAAGCCTGCTGCCACTGTCGTTGCCAAACCATCTTGGCTATTTCTTGTTTGCATGGTTCAGTCTTTTCTGTTGGTGGTGCTTGTCTTTTATATTGTTAAATGTGGGAAGAACTGCCTATGATGATTAACCTATGACCATGTACTCATCAATTTACTTAGACCTTATGAGGTACTGGGACCCATTTGACGATGACTAATAGTTGTTTGGACTATT
This genomic interval carries:
- the LOC136510085 gene encoding uncharacterized protein At4g29660-like; its protein translation is MGCNGPCGPDRPNYSTQRTNASAHREASRLRLRQHRATGGEVARARAGVGLGGDRGGGAEEEVKAMSSRFWRWYADRQFHKWEKTVLWDMVEPYRPPRSFAQLVGTYVAAFYTGVVGAAVTEQLYKEKYWEDHPGEAVPIMPPKFYWGPWRVMNGEVPRFIQPPDEAKPA
- the LOC136512020 gene encoding chaperonin CPN60-like 2, mitochondrial isoform X1 is translated as MYRAAAAAAISRSSSALQRQLARGSGGEPPRLLARGYAATAKEVSFGVGARATMLQGVNGLADAVKVTMGPKGRTVIIEGFRKGPKVTKDGVTVAKSVEFEDSAKNVGANLVKQVADATNKAAGDGTTCATVLTQAILTEGCKAVAAGVNVMDLRNGINKAINAITAHLKSKAWKINSPEEINQVATISANGEKEIGDLISKAMEKVGKDGVITIVDGKTLDNELEAVQGMKLSRGYISPYFVTDQKTQKCEMENPLILIHDKKISNMDSLLPALEISIKNRKPLLIVAEDVEGDALSMLVLNKHRAGLKVCAVKAPGFGENRRHNLDDMAVMTGGEVISEERGLDLGKVQLQMLGTAKKVTVSLDDTIILDGGGDKQRIEERCQQLRESIDTSTAVFDKEKAQERLSKLSGGVAVLKIGGASEAEVGEKKDRVTDALNAARAAVEEGIVPGGGVALLYATKELDKISTANEDEKIGVQIIKNSLKAPLMTIAANAGIDGAIVVGKLIEQEDLSLGYDAAKGEYVDMIKAGIIDPVKVIRTALQDAASVSLLVTTTEAAVSELPATKARIASRMPQMSGMDF
- the LOC136512020 gene encoding chaperonin CPN60-like 2, mitochondrial isoform X2; its protein translation is MYRAAAAAAISRSSSALQRQLARGSGGEPPRLLARGYAATAKEVSFGVGARATMLQGVNGLADAVKVTMGPKGRTVIIEGFRKGPKVTKDGVTVAKSVEFEDSAKNVGANLVKQVADATNKAAGDEGCKAVAAGVNVMDLRNGINKAINAITAHLKSKAWKINSPEEINQVATISANGEKEIGDLISKAMEKVGKDGVITIVDGKTLDNELEAVQGMKLSRGYISPYFVTDQKTQKCEMENPLILIHDKKISNMDSLLPALEISIKNRKPLLIVAEDVEGDALSMLVLNKHRAGLKVCAVKAPGFGENRRHNLDDMAVMTGGEVISEERGLDLGKVQLQMLGTAKKVTVSLDDTIILDGGGDKQRIEERCQQLRESIDTSTAVFDKEKAQERLSKLSGGVAVLKIGGASEAEVGEKKDRVTDALNAARAAVEEGIVPGGGVALLYATKELDKISTANEDEKIGVQIIKNSLKAPLMTIAANAGIDGAIVVGKLIEQEDLSLGYDAAKGEYVDMIKAGIIDPVKVIRTALQDAASVSLLVTTTEAAVSELPATKARIASRMPQMSGMDF
- the LOC136512020 gene encoding chaperonin CPN60-like 2, mitochondrial isoform X3, translated to MYRAAAAAAISRSSSALQRQLARGSGGEPPRLLARGYAATAKEVSFGVGARATMLQGVNGLADAVKVTMGPKGRTVIIEGFRKGPKVTKDGVTVAKSVEFEDSAKNVGANLVKQVADATNKAAGDGCKAVAAGVNVMDLRNGINKAINAITAHLKSKAWKINSPEEINQVATISANGEKEIGDLISKAMEKVGKDGVITIVDGKTLDNELEAVQGMKLSRGYISPYFVTDQKTQKCEMENPLILIHDKKISNMDSLLPALEISIKNRKPLLIVAEDVEGDALSMLVLNKHRAGLKVCAVKAPGFGENRRHNLDDMAVMTGGEVISEERGLDLGKVQLQMLGTAKKVTVSLDDTIILDGGGDKQRIEERCQQLRESIDTSTAVFDKEKAQERLSKLSGGVAVLKIGGASEAEVGEKKDRVTDALNAARAAVEEGIVPGGGVALLYATKELDKISTANEDEKIGVQIIKNSLKAPLMTIAANAGIDGAIVVGKLIEQEDLSLGYDAAKGEYVDMIKAGIIDPVKVIRTALQDAASVSLLVTTTEAAVSELPATKARIASRMPQMSGMDF